A single region of the Deefgea piscis genome encodes:
- the ilvB gene encoding biosynthetic-type acetolactate synthase large subunit has product MQISGAEILARCLAEENVEFVFGYPGGAVLEIYDAIFKQNKFKHVLVRHEQAAVHAADAYSRSSNKIGVALVTSGPGATNALTGIATAFMDSIPMVVISGQVGTPSIGSDAFQEVDMVGCSRPIVKHNFLVKDVKDLATTIKKAFYIATTGRPGPVVIDVPKDVTQAKAVFEYPKSVAIRSYNPPVKGHPGQIKKAAQLLEQAKRPYIYVGGGAILGNASEEVTELVRMLNVPCTNTLMGLGAYPGSDPLFVGMLGMHGTYEANMAMQYADTIIAIGARFDDRVISNPAQFLSQSKKIVQIDIDPSSIAKRVKVDVPIVGDVKDVLKDLIAILKETNARPSEKALNAWWDQINEWRAPKSLWYPQDDEIIQPQFVMQKLFEVTGGEAIITSDVGQHQMFTAQYYHFNRPRQWINSGGLGTMGFGLPAAMGAQLANPYADVACITGDGSIQMNIQELSTCKQYHTPVKIINLNNGYLGMVRQWQEFFYGTRYSESYVDALPDFVKLAEAYGHVGMQITKPADVEPALREAFAMKERLVFMDFLTNPKANVFPMIQNGKGLNQMDLPPHMQSMQLVPFENNRDYGNLC; this is encoded by the coding sequence ATGCAGATCTCGGGCGCTGAAATTCTTGCGCGCTGTCTTGCCGAAGAAAATGTCGAATTTGTATTCGGCTATCCCGGCGGCGCGGTTTTGGAAATCTATGATGCGATTTTCAAACAAAACAAATTCAAACACGTACTCGTTCGCCATGAACAAGCCGCAGTCCATGCCGCTGATGCTTACTCACGATCCAGCAATAAAATTGGCGTGGCGTTAGTTACATCGGGCCCTGGCGCCACCAATGCTTTAACTGGCATTGCAACGGCGTTTATGGATTCGATTCCAATGGTGGTGATTTCTGGCCAAGTCGGTACGCCGTCAATTGGCTCAGACGCCTTCCAAGAAGTCGATATGGTTGGCTGTTCACGCCCGATTGTGAAGCATAATTTCTTAGTCAAAGACGTTAAAGATCTAGCAACGACGATCAAAAAAGCGTTTTACATTGCCACTACCGGTCGTCCCGGCCCTGTGGTGATTGACGTTCCTAAAGATGTGACGCAAGCCAAAGCGGTTTTTGAATACCCTAAATCGGTCGCTATTCGCAGCTATAACCCGCCAGTAAAAGGCCACCCAGGGCAGATCAAAAAAGCGGCGCAATTACTCGAGCAAGCTAAACGCCCATATATTTATGTTGGCGGTGGCGCGATCTTGGGCAATGCCTCAGAAGAAGTGACTGAGTTGGTGCGCATGCTCAATGTGCCATGCACCAATACGCTAATGGGCTTGGGCGCATATCCAGGTTCGGATCCGCTGTTTGTCGGCATGCTTGGCATGCATGGCACGTATGAAGCAAATATGGCGATGCAATACGCTGACACCATTATCGCCATCGGCGCTCGTTTTGATGACCGCGTGATTTCTAATCCGGCGCAGTTTTTGTCGCAAAGCAAAAAAATTGTGCAAATCGACATCGATCCATCGTCGATTGCCAAACGCGTTAAAGTCGACGTGCCGATTGTTGGCGACGTGAAAGACGTACTGAAAGATCTGATTGCAATCCTAAAAGAAACCAACGCCCGTCCAAGCGAAAAAGCATTGAATGCGTGGTGGGATCAAATTAACGAATGGCGTGCACCGAAAAGCTTGTGGTATCCACAAGACGACGAAATTATTCAGCCGCAATTTGTGATGCAAAAACTGTTTGAAGTGACCGGTGGCGAAGCGATTATTACTTCGGACGTCGGCCAGCATCAAATGTTTACCGCGCAGTACTATCATTTTAACCGTCCTCGCCAATGGATTAACTCTGGCGGCTTGGGCACGATGGGCTTTGGTCTACCTGCTGCGATGGGTGCCCAACTGGCTAATCCGTATGCCGATGTGGCTTGTATCACCGGCGACGGCTCAATCCAGATGAATATTCAAGAATTGTCGACGTGCAAGCAATACCACACGCCAGTGAAGATTATTAATCTAAACAACGGCTACTTGGGTATGGTTCGCCAATGGCAAGAATTCTTCTATGGCACGCGTTATTCTGAGTCGTATGTCGATGCATTGCCTGACTTTGTGAAGTTGGCTGAAGCTTATGGTCACGTTGGCATGCAAATCACCAAGCCAGCCGACGTTGAGCCAGCACTACGCGAAGCGTTTGCGATGAAAGAGCGCTTGGTATTTATGGATTTCTTAACCAATCCAAAAGCCAATGTGTTCCCA